In Neorhizobium sp. NCHU2750, a single genomic region encodes these proteins:
- a CDS encoding ABC transporter substrate-binding protein, with protein sequence MKRIVTLAAAALLSATFFAGAASAKTFVFCSEGSPEGFDPGLYTAGTTFDASAHPIYNRLLEFKPGTTQPEAALAQSWDISADGTVYTFKLRPNVKFQTTDFFTPTRTLTADDVVFSIDRMINEKNPWNKYINGASWEYADGMGFPKLIKSIEKVDDLTVKFTLNRAEAPFLADLAMPFASILSKEYADSLDKEGKKEQLNQQPVGTGPFTFVAYQQDAIIRYKKNADYWGTAPKIDDLVFAITTDAAVRYQKLKAGECHLMPYPNAADVASMKADPNLKVMEQEGLNIAYLAYNTTQAPFDKPEVRKALNMAINKKAIVDAVFQGMATPATNPIPPTMWSYNKDIKDDAYNLDAAKKMLADAGVKDLSMKVWAMPVSRPYMLNARRAAEIIQDDFAKIGVKVEIVSYEWAEYLQRSKDVKRDGAAIMGWTGDNGDPDNFLDTLLGCDAVGGNNRAQWCNKDFDALVKKAKSTADQGERAKLYEQAQVIFKKEAPWATIDHSLAVVPMAKGVTGFTQSPLGDFTFENVDIAE encoded by the coding sequence ATGAAACGTATTGTTACTCTTGCGGCAGCAGCGCTTCTGTCCGCAACATTCTTTGCCGGCGCGGCCAGCGCCAAGACCTTCGTGTTCTGCTCCGAAGGTTCGCCGGAAGGCTTCGATCCGGGCCTCTATACGGCTGGCACCACCTTCGACGCATCGGCGCACCCGATCTACAACCGTCTTCTCGAATTCAAGCCGGGCACCACGCAGCCGGAAGCCGCTCTCGCACAGAGCTGGGACATTTCCGCTGACGGCACCGTCTACACCTTCAAGCTGCGCCCGAACGTGAAGTTCCAGACGACCGACTTCTTCACGCCGACCCGCACGCTGACGGCCGATGACGTCGTGTTCTCGATCGATCGTATGATCAACGAGAAGAACCCCTGGAACAAGTATATCAACGGCGCGTCCTGGGAATATGCCGACGGCATGGGCTTCCCGAAGCTGATCAAGTCGATCGAGAAGGTCGATGACCTGACCGTCAAGTTCACGCTGAACCGCGCCGAAGCTCCGTTCCTCGCCGACCTCGCAATGCCCTTCGCCTCGATCCTGTCGAAGGAATATGCAGATAGCCTCGACAAGGAAGGCAAGAAGGAACAGCTGAACCAGCAGCCGGTCGGCACCGGCCCGTTCACCTTCGTCGCCTACCAGCAGGACGCCATCATCCGCTACAAGAAGAACGCCGATTACTGGGGCACCGCTCCGAAGATCGACGACCTCGTCTTCGCCATCACCACCGATGCCGCCGTTCGTTACCAGAAGCTCAAGGCCGGCGAATGCCACCTGATGCCTTATCCGAATGCTGCAGACGTCGCCTCGATGAAGGCCGACCCGAACCTCAAGGTCATGGAACAGGAAGGCCTTAACATCGCCTACCTCGCCTACAACACGACCCAGGCTCCGTTCGACAAGCCTGAAGTCCGCAAGGCACTCAACATGGCCATCAACAAGAAGGCCATCGTCGACGCCGTCTTCCAGGGCATGGCAACGCCTGCAACCAACCCGATCCCGCCGACCATGTGGTCCTACAACAAGGACATCAAGGACGACGCCTACAATCTCGACGCCGCCAAGAAGATGCTGGCAGACGCTGGCGTGAAAGACCTTTCCATGAAGGTCTGGGCGATGCCGGTTTCGCGTCCCTACATGCTGAACGCCCGCCGCGCTGCCGAAATCATCCAGGACGATTTCGCCAAGATCGGCGTCAAGGTCGAGATCGTCTCCTACGAATGGGCTGAATACCTGCAGCGTTCGAAGGACGTGAAGCGTGACGGCGCAGCCATCATGGGCTGGACCGGCGACAACGGCGACCCGGACAACTTCCTCGACACCCTGCTCGGCTGCGATGCCGTTGGCGGCAACAACCGCGCGCAGTGGTGCAACAAGGACTTCGACGCCCTCGTCAAGAAGGCCAAGTCGACCGCTGACCAGGGTGAACGTGCAAAGCTCTATGAGCAGGCACAGGTCATCTTCAAGAAGGAAGCTCCCTGGGCAACCATCGACCACTCTCTCGCCGTCGTTCCGATGGCCAAGGGCGTGACCGGCTTTACCCAGAGCCCGCTTGGCGATTTCACCTTCGAAAACGTCGACATCGCCGAGTAA
- a CDS encoding ABC transporter permease subunit, translating into MFGFLLRRLAVLIPTFIGVSIIAFSFIRLLPGDPVALLSGERVMSPERHAQITHDLGMDRPMVVQYFDYLNGVLHGDFGTSIVSKKPVLDQFLTLFPATVELSFCAIIIAIALGIPAGVIAAMKRGSIFDQGLMGIALVGYSMPIFWWGLLLIILFSGILQWFPVSGRISLMFYFPQVTGFMLIDSLLSGQKGAFSSALSHLALPSIVLSTIPLAVIARQTRSAMLEVLSEDYVRTARAKGLSPFRVVGIHALRNAMIPVITTIGLQVGVMLAGAILTETIFSWPGIGKWILDSVFRRDYAVIQGGLLLIAAIIMIVNLVVDLLYGLVNPRIRH; encoded by the coding sequence ATGTTTGGCTTCCTACTGCGGCGCCTCGCCGTCCTGATCCCGACGTTCATCGGTGTCTCCATCATCGCTTTCTCCTTCATCCGGCTTCTGCCCGGCGACCCGGTAGCCCTGCTGTCGGGCGAACGCGTCATGTCTCCGGAGCGTCATGCGCAGATCACCCATGATCTCGGCATGGACCGCCCGATGGTCGTCCAGTATTTCGATTACCTGAACGGCGTGCTGCATGGCGATTTCGGCACCTCGATCGTCTCGAAGAAGCCGGTCCTCGACCAGTTCCTGACGCTGTTCCCGGCGACCGTCGAACTGTCCTTCTGTGCCATCATCATCGCCATTGCCCTCGGCATTCCGGCCGGCGTGATCGCCGCGATGAAGCGCGGCTCCATCTTCGACCAGGGGCTGATGGGCATCGCGCTTGTCGGCTATTCCATGCCGATCTTTTGGTGGGGCCTGCTACTGATCATCCTGTTTTCCGGCATCCTGCAATGGTTTCCGGTTTCCGGCCGCATATCGCTGATGTTCTATTTCCCGCAGGTCACCGGCTTCATGCTGATCGACTCGCTGCTCTCTGGCCAGAAGGGTGCTTTTTCATCGGCGCTCAGCCACCTGGCGCTGCCTTCGATCGTGCTCTCCACCATCCCGCTTGCCGTCATCGCCCGCCAGACACGCTCCGCCATGCTGGAAGTCCTGTCGGAAGACTATGTCCGCACCGCCCGCGCCAAGGGCCTGTCGCCCTTCCGCGTCGTCGGCATCCATGCGCTGCGCAATGCCATGATCCCGGTCATCACCACCATCGGCCTGCAGGTCGGCGTGATGCTCGCCGGCGCCATCCTCACCGAGACGATCTTCTCCTGGCCGGGTATCGGCAAATGGATCCTCGATAGCGTCTTCCGCCGCGACTATGCCGTCATCCAGGGCGGTCTGCTTCTGATCGCCGCGATCATCATGATCGTGAACCTCGTCGTTGACCTGCTCTATGGCCTGGTCAATCCACGCATCCGCCACTAG
- a CDS encoding dipeptide ABC transporter ATP-binding protein → MSENNNIMLEVRDIKRDYDLPAGFMKPKKTVHAVKGVSFKLERGKTLAIVGESGCGKSTLARMITFIDEPTAGELFIDGQKMDTRPGHLTPEMRQKVQIVFQNPYGSLNPRQKIGDVLGEPLAINTSMSANERRDRATEMLIKVGLGPEHYNRYPHMFSGGQRQRIAIARALMMNPKLLVLDEPVSALDLSVQAQVLNLLADLQDEFDLTYVFISHDLSVVRYIADEVMVMYFGEAVETGTRDEVFSNPKHEYTQTLFKATPKADVESIRARIAAKKAASAA, encoded by the coding sequence ATGAGCGAAAACAACAACATCATGCTCGAAGTGCGCGACATCAAGCGCGACTACGACCTGCCGGCCGGCTTCATGAAGCCGAAGAAGACCGTCCATGCGGTCAAGGGCGTCTCCTTCAAGCTGGAGCGCGGCAAGACGCTGGCAATCGTCGGTGAATCCGGCTGCGGCAAGTCCACGCTCGCCCGCATGATTACCTTCATCGACGAGCCGACCGCCGGCGAACTGTTCATCGATGGCCAGAAGATGGATACCCGCCCCGGCCACCTGACGCCCGAAATGCGCCAGAAGGTGCAGATCGTCTTCCAGAACCCCTATGGCTCCTTGAACCCACGCCAGAAGATCGGCGACGTGCTGGGCGAACCGCTGGCGATCAACACCTCGATGTCGGCCAATGAACGCCGCGACCGCGCCACCGAAATGCTGATCAAGGTCGGCCTCGGCCCGGAACACTATAACCGCTACCCGCACATGTTCTCCGGCGGCCAGCGCCAGCGCATCGCCATTGCCCGCGCGCTGATGATGAACCCGAAGTTGCTCGTGCTCGATGAGCCAGTTTCGGCCCTCGACCTCTCGGTCCAGGCTCAGGTTTTGAATCTTCTGGCCGACCTGCAGGACGAGTTCGATCTCACCTATGTCTTCATCAGCCACGACCTCTCGGTCGTGCGCTACATCGCCGACGAGGTGATGGTCATGTATTTCGGCGAAGCGGTCGAAACCGGCACCCGTGACGAGGTGTTTTCCAACCCGAAGCACGAATACACGCAGACCCTGTTCAAGGCGACGCCGAAGGCCGACGTGGAATCGATCCGCGCCCGGATTGCAGCCAAGAAGGCTGCCTCGGCGGCTTGA
- a CDS encoding phospholipase D-like domain-containing protein: MIALIDAYWPHILFIISVVAGASAAIHATMTKEEVRSAVGWVGVVILSPIVGAALYMIAGVNRVRRTVIGDRRSMLAGAERADFASYDATDEQVIADFGYRFRAMKTLGDRVTRHHLTTGNDISAFDNGDAAYGAMIAAIGAAERSILLETYIFDRDRIGMRFVEALSAAVRRGVEVRVLIDAVGARYSVPSVLGMLKDGGVTVDVFNGNVIIGLRLPYANLRTHRKIMVIDGAIAFTGGMNIREAFSQELSGKDCAFDTHFRVTGPLVADLLAISAADWQFSTGERLEGEAWKVPVPEAETDIKPGSPVIARTVSSGPDRSIETNHKMLMGAFSIARSSIRIASPYFLPDRELITALITAARRGVTVDIVVPSANNLKLVDLAMTAQFDQMLKNYCRIWRASGSFNHSKLMAIDGCWSYVGSSNIDPRSLRLNFEVDLEVLDRPFAEALERRIDTSISSAEEVSLHDLRARPFAKRFLERVLWLASPYL; encoded by the coding sequence ATGATCGCACTCATCGACGCTTATTGGCCGCACATCCTTTTCATCATTTCGGTTGTGGCCGGGGCGTCGGCCGCCATCCATGCAACGATGACGAAGGAGGAGGTTCGCTCGGCAGTCGGCTGGGTGGGCGTCGTCATCCTGTCGCCGATCGTCGGGGCGGCACTTTACATGATCGCCGGCGTCAACCGCGTGCGGCGCACCGTGATCGGCGACCGGCGCTCGATGCTGGCGGGGGCCGAGCGCGCCGATTTCGCCTCCTATGACGCCACTGACGAACAGGTGATCGCCGATTTCGGCTACCGTTTCCGGGCGATGAAGACGCTCGGCGACCGAGTGACCCGGCATCACCTGACGACGGGCAACGACATATCGGCCTTCGACAACGGCGATGCCGCCTATGGTGCGATGATTGCGGCGATCGGGGCTGCGGAACGCTCGATCCTGCTCGAAACCTATATTTTCGACCGCGACCGGATCGGCATGCGGTTCGTCGAGGCGCTGAGCGCCGCCGTCCGGCGGGGCGTCGAGGTGCGGGTGCTGATCGATGCGGTCGGCGCCCGTTATTCGGTGCCGAGCGTGCTCGGCATGCTGAAGGATGGCGGGGTGACCGTCGACGTGTTCAACGGCAATGTCATCATCGGCCTGCGCCTGCCCTATGCCAATCTCAGGACCCACCGGAAGATCATGGTGATCGACGGCGCGATCGCCTTTACCGGCGGCATGAACATCCGCGAGGCCTTTTCGCAGGAGTTGAGCGGCAAGGATTGCGCCTTTGACACGCATTTCAGGGTGACGGGGCCCCTCGTTGCCGATCTTCTGGCGATCTCCGCAGCCGACTGGCAGTTCTCCACCGGAGAGCGGCTGGAGGGCGAGGCGTGGAAAGTGCCGGTGCCGGAGGCGGAAACCGACATCAAGCCGGGATCGCCCGTCATCGCCAGGACCGTTTCCTCCGGGCCGGACCGCAGCATCGAGACGAACCACAAGATGCTGATGGGCGCCTTTTCCATCGCCCGCTCGTCGATCCGCATCGCGTCTCCCTATTTTCTTCCCGACCGAGAATTGATCACGGCGCTGATCACCGCGGCGCGGCGCGGCGTCACCGTCGATATCGTCGTGCCGAGCGCCAACAATCTCAAACTCGTCGATCTCGCCATGACGGCGCAGTTCGACCAGATGCTGAAGAATTACTGCCGAATCTGGCGGGCATCCGGTTCGTTCAACCATTCCAAGCTGATGGCGATCGATGGCTGCTGGTCCTATGTCGGTTCGTCCAATATCGATCCGCGGTCGCTCAGGCTGAATTTCGAGGTCGATCTGGAAGTTCTCGACCGGCCATTCGCCGAAGCGCTGGAACGAAGGATCGACACGTCCATTTCCTCTGCAGAGGAGGTGTCGCTGCATGATCTGCGGGCAAGACCGTTCGCAAAGCGTTTTCTCGAACGTGTTCTTTGGCTGGCGTCACCATATCTTTAG
- a CDS encoding aspartate aminotransferase family protein, with translation MTIQPNSIEARDKAYHLHSYTNARALERDGALVIERGEGIYVYDNAGKQYVEGMAGLWSVGVGFGESRLVEAAAKQMAKLPYYHTFTARTHSPSVELAEKLIGMAPVPMSKAYFTNSGSEANDTAMKIVWYRSNALGKPDKKKIISRTKGYHGVTIASASLTGLPNNHRSFDLPLSRVLHTTCPHYRVFKTEGESEAQFVERCAKDLEDLILKEGPDTVGAFIGEPVMGAGGVIVPPAGYWEAIQKVLKKYDVLFIADEVICGFGRTGEMFGTTTFNLQPDMMTLSKQISSSYQPISALLINDNVYQPLADESAKIGTFGHGVTAAGHPVAAAVALENIAIIEERDLVGNVKAQSPKFFKRLEAIGEHPLVVETRGIGLIGAFELAPREGFTAGQLGAKLAPLLMEEGVITRAIGDAIAFCPPMIITGEQVDQMFDMVERGLEKFAKQLTA, from the coding sequence GTGACCATCCAGCCCAATTCCATCGAGGCCCGCGACAAGGCCTATCACCTTCACTCCTATACCAATGCCCGTGCGCTGGAGCGCGACGGCGCGCTGGTGATCGAGCGGGGCGAGGGGATCTATGTCTACGACAATGCCGGCAAGCAGTATGTCGAAGGCATGGCGGGGCTTTGGAGCGTCGGCGTCGGCTTCGGCGAAAGCCGGCTGGTCGAGGCGGCGGCCAAGCAGATGGCGAAGCTGCCTTACTACCATACGTTCACCGCCCGCACGCACAGCCCATCGGTGGAGCTTGCCGAAAAGCTGATCGGCATGGCGCCTGTGCCGATGTCGAAGGCCTATTTCACCAATTCCGGCTCGGAGGCCAACGACACGGCGATGAAGATCGTCTGGTACCGGTCGAATGCGCTCGGCAAGCCGGACAAGAAGAAGATCATCTCGCGCACCAAGGGCTATCACGGCGTGACGATCGCATCGGCCAGCCTGACGGGCCTGCCGAACAATCACCGCTCCTTCGACCTGCCGCTGTCGCGCGTGCTGCACACGACCTGCCCGCATTACCGGGTGTTCAAGACGGAAGGCGAGAGCGAGGCGCAGTTTGTCGAGCGTTGCGCCAAAGATCTGGAAGACCTGATCCTGAAGGAAGGGCCGGATACGGTCGGCGCCTTCATCGGCGAGCCGGTGATGGGCGCGGGCGGCGTGATCGTGCCGCCGGCCGGATACTGGGAGGCGATCCAGAAGGTTCTGAAAAAATACGACGTGCTGTTCATCGCCGATGAAGTGATCTGCGGTTTCGGCCGCACCGGCGAGATGTTCGGCACGACGACCTTCAATCTCCAGCCTGACATGATGACGCTGTCGAAGCAGATCTCGTCGTCCTACCAGCCGATCTCGGCGTTGCTGATCAACGACAATGTCTACCAGCCGCTGGCGGATGAATCGGCGAAGATCGGCACGTTCGGCCATGGGGTTACGGCCGCAGGTCATCCTGTGGCCGCTGCCGTCGCATTGGAAAACATCGCGATCATCGAGGAGCGCGATCTGGTCGGCAATGTGAAGGCGCAGAGCCCGAAATTCTTCAAGCGCCTTGAAGCCATCGGCGAGCATCCGCTGGTGGTCGAAACCCGCGGCATCGGCCTGATCGGCGCCTTCGAGCTTGCCCCGCGCGAAGGGTTTACCGCCGGCCAGCTCGGTGCCAAGCTTGCGCCGCTCTTGATGGAAGAGGGCGTCATCACCCGCGCGATCGGCGATGCCATCGCGTTCTGCCCGCCGATGATCATCACCGGCGAACAGGTCGACCAGATGTTCGACATGGTCGAGCGTGGCCTGGAAAAATTCGCCAAGCAACTTACTGCCTGA
- a CDS encoding ABC transporter permease subunit: MADTVITKTAEPVTSGQMRRQMLREFWFYFAENRGAVLGLFVFVLLVLIAVLAPLIAPHSPFEQYRDAVLKPPAWSEGGSTTYLLGTDPVGRDILSRLIYGAQYSLFVGLVVTTLSLVFGIVIGVIAGFYRGWLDTIIMRLMDMILAVPSLLLALVLVTILGPGLDSAMISIAVTLQPHFVRLTRAAVMAEKTRDYVTAARIAGASPMRLMFRTILPNCTAPLIVQATLSFSNAILDAAALGFLGMGAQPPTPEWGTMLAEAREFILRAWWVVTFPGLAILITVLAINLMGDGLRDALDPKLKRS; this comes from the coding sequence ATGGCAGATACAGTCATCACCAAGACCGCCGAGCCGGTGACCAGCGGCCAGATGCGCCGCCAGATGCTGCGCGAGTTCTGGTTCTACTTCGCCGAAAACCGCGGTGCCGTGCTGGGCCTGTTCGTGTTCGTACTGCTTGTTCTCATTGCAGTGCTGGCACCGCTCATCGCCCCCCATTCGCCTTTCGAACAGTATCGCGATGCGGTTTTGAAGCCGCCGGCATGGTCCGAAGGCGGTTCCACCACCTATCTGCTCGGCACCGATCCGGTCGGCCGCGACATCCTCTCCCGGCTGATCTACGGCGCCCAGTATTCGCTCTTCGTCGGCCTTGTCGTCACCACTCTGTCTCTGGTCTTCGGCATCGTCATCGGCGTAATCGCCGGCTTCTACCGCGGCTGGCTCGACACGATCATCATGCGCCTGATGGACATGATCCTTGCCGTGCCCTCGCTGCTTCTGGCTCTGGTTCTGGTCACCATTCTCGGCCCCGGCCTCGACAGCGCGATGATCTCGATTGCCGTGACGCTGCAGCCGCATTTCGTCCGCCTGACGCGCGCCGCCGTGATGGCGGAAAAGACCCGTGACTACGTCACCGCCGCTCGCATTGCCGGTGCGAGCCCCATGCGCCTGATGTTCCGAACCATCCTGCCGAACTGCACCGCGCCACTGATCGTCCAGGCAACGCTGTCCTTCTCCAACGCCATCCTCGATGCGGCCGCCCTCGGCTTCCTCGGTATGGGCGCCCAACCGCCGACCCCCGAATGGGGCACGATGCTGGCCGAGGCCCGCGAATTCATCCTGCGCGCCTGGTGGGTCGTCACCTTCCCGGGCCTTGCAATCCTCATCACCGTTCTTGCCATCAACCTGATGGGCGACGGCCTGCGCGACGCGCTTGACCCGAAGCTGAAGAGGTCCTGA
- a CDS encoding M20 family metallopeptidase: MTDGNSNLPLVWALVDRKTEVFTELSDRVWETPETCYMETQSAAAHREMLEAQGFAITENIAGIPTALMGEAGSGGPVIAILGEYDALAGLSQRAGVATHDPLTAGANGHGCGHNLLGSASLLAATAIKDWLEQTGTPGRVRYYGCPAEEGGAAKAFMVRDGAFSDVDIAISWHPSNFAGVQRETSLANCRIDFTFTGRAAHAAAVPELGRSALDAVELMSVGVNYMREHMPSDCRIHYAILDTGGISPNVVQAHAKVRYVIRAPELQGLFALIERVKKVAEGAALMTETKMESVTLAGVSNLIVNTPLMDAMQDIWDSMGAPAFDTHDVAFAEQIRSTLSPEDIAASWAQERLEPRDIPLADFVLPAHNEVRQMGGSTDVADVSWVVPTVQAYGATLAIGTQLHTWQVVAQGQSPLAHKGMVSVAKAMAATGLAALQSEPLREAAWADLKRRLKGQEYKSPIPVSAEPPIAAMTTK; encoded by the coding sequence ATGACTGATGGCAATTCCAATCTCCCGCTGGTCTGGGCCCTGGTGGACCGCAAGACAGAGGTTTTCACGGAACTTTCGGACCGGGTGTGGGAAACGCCCGAGACCTGCTACATGGAGACGCAGTCCGCTGCCGCCCATCGCGAGATGCTTGAGGCGCAGGGTTTTGCGATTACCGAAAATATTGCCGGTATTCCGACTGCGCTGATGGGTGAGGCCGGCAGTGGCGGCCCGGTGATTGCCATTCTGGGGGAATATGACGCGCTGGCGGGCCTGAGCCAGAGGGCCGGCGTTGCGACACATGATCCGCTGACGGCCGGGGCCAATGGCCATGGTTGCGGCCACAATCTGCTCGGCTCGGCATCGCTTCTTGCCGCCACCGCGATCAAGGACTGGCTGGAGCAGACCGGTACGCCCGGCCGGGTGCGCTATTACGGCTGCCCGGCGGAAGAGGGCGGTGCGGCCAAGGCCTTCATGGTGCGCGACGGGGCATTTTCCGACGTCGATATCGCGATCAGCTGGCATCCGAGCAATTTCGCCGGCGTGCAGCGGGAGACCTCGCTAGCCAATTGCCGCATCGATTTCACCTTCACGGGCCGTGCCGCACATGCTGCCGCTGTGCCGGAACTGGGGCGCAGCGCGCTCGATGCCGTCGAACTGATGAGCGTCGGTGTCAATTATATGCGCGAGCATATGCCGTCCGATTGCCGCATCCACTATGCCATTCTCGATACGGGCGGCATTTCGCCGAATGTCGTCCAGGCGCATGCCAAGGTGCGCTACGTCATCCGCGCGCCTGAACTTCAAGGTCTTTTCGCGCTGATCGAGCGGGTCAAGAAGGTGGCTGAAGGTGCGGCGCTGATGACCGAGACGAAGATGGAGAGCGTCACGCTTGCCGGCGTCTCCAACCTCATCGTCAACACGCCGCTGATGGATGCCATGCAGGATATCTGGGACAGCATGGGGGCGCCGGCCTTCGATACCCATGATGTCGCCTTTGCCGAACAGATCCGCTCTACGCTTTCGCCTGAGGACATTGCCGCAAGCTGGGCGCAGGAGCGCCTGGAGCCACGTGATATCCCGCTCGCCGATTTCGTGCTGCCGGCGCATAACGAGGTACGGCAGATGGGCGGATCGACAGATGTCGCCGATGTCAGCTGGGTGGTGCCGACCGTCCAGGCCTATGGCGCGACGCTGGCGATCGGCACTCAGCTGCACACCTGGCAGGTGGTGGCGCAGGGCCAGAGCCCGCTCGCCCACAAGGGCATGGTCTCGGTCGCCAAGGCGATGGCTGCAACTGGATTGGCCGCGCTGCAGAGCGAGCCGTTGCGTGAGGCGGCATGGGCCGACCTGAAGCGCCGGCTGAAGGGTCAGGAATACAAGAGCCCGATCCCGGTTTCCGCCGAGCCGCCGATCGCGGCCATGACGACGAAGTAA
- a CDS encoding ABC transporter ATP-binding protein, with product MSLLTIDNLVVEFETATGWFRAVDGVSISVDKAEVLAIVGESGSGKSVSMLAVMGLLPWTAKITADRMLFEGRDIQKLSPAERRKLIGKDIAMIFQEPIASLNPCFTVGFQIEEVLRIHLGLGKKERRARAIDLFTQVGLPNPAERMNSFPHQMSGGQCQRVMIAIAIACSPKLLIADEPTTALDVTIQKQILDLIMDLQARTGMGLIMITHDMGVVAETADRVVVQYKGRKMEEADVLSLFENPKSNYTKALLAALPENATGDRLTTVSAFFDGTPEPAPSAATSGASA from the coding sequence ATGTCGCTTCTCACCATAGACAATCTCGTCGTCGAGTTCGAAACCGCCACCGGCTGGTTCCGCGCCGTCGATGGCGTCTCGATCTCCGTCGACAAGGCCGAAGTTCTGGCAATCGTCGGTGAATCCGGCTCCGGCAAATCGGTCTCGATGCTCGCCGTCATGGGCCTTCTGCCCTGGACGGCCAAGATCACCGCCGATCGCATGCTGTTCGAAGGCCGCGATATCCAGAAGCTCAGCCCGGCCGAGCGCCGCAAGCTGATCGGCAAGGATATTGCCATGATCTTCCAGGAGCCGATCGCCAGCCTCAACCCGTGCTTCACGGTCGGCTTCCAGATCGAGGAAGTGCTGCGCATCCATCTCGGCTTGGGCAAAAAGGAACGCCGCGCCCGTGCCATCGACCTCTTCACCCAGGTCGGCCTGCCCAACCCGGCCGAGCGGATGAACAGTTTTCCGCACCAGATGTCGGGGGGCCAGTGCCAGCGCGTGATGATCGCCATCGCGATTGCCTGCAGCCCGAAGCTGCTGATCGCCGACGAGCCGACCACCGCGCTCGACGTGACGATCCAGAAGCAGATCCTCGACCTGATCATGGACCTGCAGGCCCGCACCGGCATGGGCCTGATCATGATCACCCACGACATGGGCGTGGTGGCCGAAACGGCCGACCGCGTCGTCGTGCAATATAAGGGCCGCAAGATGGAAGAGGCCGACGTGCTCTCCCTCTTCGAAAACCCGAAGAGCAATTACACCAAGGCGCTTCTGGCCGCCCTGCCGGAAAATGCCACCGGCGACCGCCTCACCACGGTTTCCGCCTTCTTCGACGGCACACCGGAACCCGCCCCCTCGGCAGCAACCAGCGGAGCATCGGCATGA